A stretch of the Erinaceus europaeus chromosome 1, mEriEur2.1, whole genome shotgun sequence genome encodes the following:
- the PDP1 gene encoding pyruvate dehyrogenase phosphatase catalytic subunit 1 isoform X1: MSISALLSMGRCCCRCCCPRGLWMLSAPCCDDRRMCVCPGPRRIGIPVRSSSLPLFSDAMPAPTQLFFPLIRNCELSRIYGTACYCHHKHLCCSPSYVPQSRLRYAPHLAYATFCRPKENWWQYTQGRRYASTPQKFYLTPPQVNSILKANEYSFKVPEFDGKNVSSILGFDSNQLPANAPIEDRRSAATCLQTRGMLLGVFDGHAGCACSQAVSERLFYYIAVSLLPHETLLEIENAVESGRALLPILQWHKHPNDYFSKEASKLYFNSLRTYWQELIDLNTGESADIDVKEALINAFKRLDNDISLEAQVGDPNSFLNYLVLRVAFSGATACVAHVDGVDLHVANTGDSRAMLGVQEEDGSWSAVTLSNDHNAQNEKELERLKLEHPKNEAKSVVKQDRLLGLLMPFRAFGDVKFKWSIDLQKRVIESGPDQLNDNEYTKFIPPNYYTPPYLTAEPEVTYHRLRPQDKFLVLATDGLWETMHRQDVVRIVGEYLTGMHHQQPIAVGGYKVTLGQMHGLLTERRAKMSSVFEDQNAATHLIRHAVGNNEFGAVDHERLSKMLSLPEELARMYRDDITIIVVQFNSHVVGAYQNQE; the protein is encoded by the exons ATGAGCATCTCCGCCTTGCTTTCGATGGGCCGGTGCTGCTGTCGCTGCTGCTGCCCGCGCGGGTTGTGGATGTTGTCGGCTCCGTGTTGTGATGAcaggagaatgtgtgtgtgtcccgGGCCCAGACGGATTG GAATCCCAGTCAGAAGTTCCAGTCTGCCACTTTTCTCTGATGCCATGCCAGCACCAACTCAACTGTTCTTCCCTTTGATCCGTAACTGCGAACTGAGCAGAATCTATGGCACTGCCTGTTACTGCCACCACAAGCATCTCTGCTGCTCACCCTCTTATGTTCCCCAGAGTCGCTTGAGGTATGCACCCCATCTGGCATATGCCACCTTCTGCAGGCCAAAGGAGAACTGGTGGCAGTACACACAAGGAAGACGATATGCTTCTACACCACAGAAATTTTACCTCACACCGCCACAAGTCAACAGCATTCTGAAAGCAAATGAGTACAGTTTCAAAGTGCCGGAATTTGATGGCAAAAATGTCAGTTCCATCCTTGGGTTTGACAGCAACCAACTACCTGCAAATGCACCCATTGAGGACCGGAGAAGCGCAGCAACCTGCTTACAGACCAGAGGGATGCTTTTGGGGGTTTTTGATGGCCATGCAGGCTGTGCTTGTTCCCAGGCTGTCAGTGAAAGACTCTTTTATTATATTGCTGTCTCTCTGTTACCCCATGAGACTTTGCTTGAGATTGAAAATGCAGTGGAGAGTGGTCGGGCATTACTACCTATTCTCCAGTGGCACAAACATCCTAATGATTACTTTAGTAAGGAGGCATCCAAATTGTACTTCAATAGCTTGAGGACTTACTGGCAGGAACTGATAGACCTCAACACTGGGGAGTCAGCAGATATTGATGTTAAGGAGGCATTGATCAATGCTTTCAAGAGGCTTGATAATGACATCTCCTTGGAGGCTCAAGTCGGAGATCCCAATTCTTTCCTTAACTACTTGGTGCTTCGAGTAGCATTTTCTGGGGCCACTGCTTGTGTGGCCCATGTGGATGGTGTGGACCTTCATGTAGCCAACACTGGTGATAGCAGAGCCATGCTGGGTGTGCAGGAGGAGGATGGCTCTTGGTCAGCAGTCACTCTTTCTAATGACCACAATGCTCAGAATGAAAAAGAACTTGAACGACTGAAATTGGAACATCCAAAGAATGAAGCCAAGAGTGTGGTGAAACAGGATCGACTTCTTGGCCTGCTGATGCCCTTTAGGGCTTTTGGAGATGTTAAGTTCAAGTGGAGCATTGACCTGCAAAAAAGAGTGATAGAGTCTGGTCCAGACCAGTTGAATGACAATGAGTACACCAAGTTTATCCCTCCTAATTATTACACACCTCCTTATCTCACTGCAGAGCCAGAGGTAACTTACCACCGATTAAGGCCACAAGATAAATTTCTGGTGTTGGCTACTGATGGCTTGTGGGAAACAATGCACAGGCAGGATGTGGTTAGGATTGTGGGTGAGTACCTAACGGGCATGCATCACCAACAACCAATAGCCGTTGGTGGCTACAAGGTGACTCTGGGACAAATGCATGGCCTTTTAACAGAAAGGAGAGCCAAGATGTCCTCAGTATTTGAGGATCAGAACGCAGCAACCCATCTCATTCGCCATGCTGTGGGCAACAACGAGTTTGGAGCAGTAGATCACGAGCGCCTGTCTAAAATGCTCAGTCTTCCTGAAGAGCTTGCTCGGATGTATAGAGATGACATTACAATCATAGTTGTTCAGTTCAATTCTCATGTTGTGGGGGCATATCAAAACCAGGAATAG
- the PDP1 gene encoding pyruvate dehyrogenase phosphatase catalytic subunit 1 isoform X2, whose amino-acid sequence MPAPTQLFFPLIRNCELSRIYGTACYCHHKHLCCSPSYVPQSRLRYAPHLAYATFCRPKENWWQYTQGRRYASTPQKFYLTPPQVNSILKANEYSFKVPEFDGKNVSSILGFDSNQLPANAPIEDRRSAATCLQTRGMLLGVFDGHAGCACSQAVSERLFYYIAVSLLPHETLLEIENAVESGRALLPILQWHKHPNDYFSKEASKLYFNSLRTYWQELIDLNTGESADIDVKEALINAFKRLDNDISLEAQVGDPNSFLNYLVLRVAFSGATACVAHVDGVDLHVANTGDSRAMLGVQEEDGSWSAVTLSNDHNAQNEKELERLKLEHPKNEAKSVVKQDRLLGLLMPFRAFGDVKFKWSIDLQKRVIESGPDQLNDNEYTKFIPPNYYTPPYLTAEPEVTYHRLRPQDKFLVLATDGLWETMHRQDVVRIVGEYLTGMHHQQPIAVGGYKVTLGQMHGLLTERRAKMSSVFEDQNAATHLIRHAVGNNEFGAVDHERLSKMLSLPEELARMYRDDITIIVVQFNSHVVGAYQNQE is encoded by the coding sequence ATGCCAGCACCAACTCAACTGTTCTTCCCTTTGATCCGTAACTGCGAACTGAGCAGAATCTATGGCACTGCCTGTTACTGCCACCACAAGCATCTCTGCTGCTCACCCTCTTATGTTCCCCAGAGTCGCTTGAGGTATGCACCCCATCTGGCATATGCCACCTTCTGCAGGCCAAAGGAGAACTGGTGGCAGTACACACAAGGAAGACGATATGCTTCTACACCACAGAAATTTTACCTCACACCGCCACAAGTCAACAGCATTCTGAAAGCAAATGAGTACAGTTTCAAAGTGCCGGAATTTGATGGCAAAAATGTCAGTTCCATCCTTGGGTTTGACAGCAACCAACTACCTGCAAATGCACCCATTGAGGACCGGAGAAGCGCAGCAACCTGCTTACAGACCAGAGGGATGCTTTTGGGGGTTTTTGATGGCCATGCAGGCTGTGCTTGTTCCCAGGCTGTCAGTGAAAGACTCTTTTATTATATTGCTGTCTCTCTGTTACCCCATGAGACTTTGCTTGAGATTGAAAATGCAGTGGAGAGTGGTCGGGCATTACTACCTATTCTCCAGTGGCACAAACATCCTAATGATTACTTTAGTAAGGAGGCATCCAAATTGTACTTCAATAGCTTGAGGACTTACTGGCAGGAACTGATAGACCTCAACACTGGGGAGTCAGCAGATATTGATGTTAAGGAGGCATTGATCAATGCTTTCAAGAGGCTTGATAATGACATCTCCTTGGAGGCTCAAGTCGGAGATCCCAATTCTTTCCTTAACTACTTGGTGCTTCGAGTAGCATTTTCTGGGGCCACTGCTTGTGTGGCCCATGTGGATGGTGTGGACCTTCATGTAGCCAACACTGGTGATAGCAGAGCCATGCTGGGTGTGCAGGAGGAGGATGGCTCTTGGTCAGCAGTCACTCTTTCTAATGACCACAATGCTCAGAATGAAAAAGAACTTGAACGACTGAAATTGGAACATCCAAAGAATGAAGCCAAGAGTGTGGTGAAACAGGATCGACTTCTTGGCCTGCTGATGCCCTTTAGGGCTTTTGGAGATGTTAAGTTCAAGTGGAGCATTGACCTGCAAAAAAGAGTGATAGAGTCTGGTCCAGACCAGTTGAATGACAATGAGTACACCAAGTTTATCCCTCCTAATTATTACACACCTCCTTATCTCACTGCAGAGCCAGAGGTAACTTACCACCGATTAAGGCCACAAGATAAATTTCTGGTGTTGGCTACTGATGGCTTGTGGGAAACAATGCACAGGCAGGATGTGGTTAGGATTGTGGGTGAGTACCTAACGGGCATGCATCACCAACAACCAATAGCCGTTGGTGGCTACAAGGTGACTCTGGGACAAATGCATGGCCTTTTAACAGAAAGGAGAGCCAAGATGTCCTCAGTATTTGAGGATCAGAACGCAGCAACCCATCTCATTCGCCATGCTGTGGGCAACAACGAGTTTGGAGCAGTAGATCACGAGCGCCTGTCTAAAATGCTCAGTCTTCCTGAAGAGCTTGCTCGGATGTATAGAGATGACATTACAATCATAGTTGTTCAGTTCAATTCTCATGTTGTGGGGGCATATCAAAACCAGGAATAG